In the Oncorhynchus keta strain PuntledgeMale-10-30-2019 chromosome 32, Oket_V2, whole genome shotgun sequence genome, AAATATAGGAATTCCTACTGTACTAAGTAATACACCAACATGTACTGGCAGCAGTTGGCAAAATTTAAAGGCTCATATTGGAGATAATTCAAATTTGAAAGAAGATTCTCTTTTTTTTCAGAATGGGAGCTACAATTCCACAAGCCCCCCAAAATGACTCTTCATGCAAGGTATAAGTATGACTTGTTTCATATATCCATCCAGTTGCTATATTTGACAGCCTACCAGTACAGTTCAGCCAATAAAACAAATTCATTTCAGGGTGGGTGTCCATGTGCTGGagctcctccccctgcctctgctcCTGAGCCCCATGCCCCCTCTGAGAGTGAGGAGAGTGAATTAGGTATGTCCATGGCAGCTTTCTCACACCTGGCCCACACATTTTCCCACAGTCACCCATTGAGTTCGTAAAGAAAATGGGTACACAGGCCAAAAGGAAATTATTTTTTCGACTCACACCATACCAATAAATCATCACCCAGACATTTACAGTTCCATTCCATCTAATACATtcagtgatacagtgaataacaAACAATACTTTGCATGACCACACAGTTTGTAATACTGCCTTATAAACTGATTGCTAAGCTCTTGAGCAGTGCTTATACAAAGAGTGGCGATtgtagcatgtaaatcttggtggggcaaaaaaaaaaaaattgcaccACTAAACGATaaattaattgcactataacggtgacacggtgcccacaaactgttaagacctacataaagctgtccctaCAGCAGttccaacaccttaccactgctatacttGGCCActagcggagccttgtctggcagcgaaacagttcattcagcctcatttactgcctttaaaaaattaaaataaagatGATAtgactgacttgcttaaacaaatgtggtttctactgacaattgagatgtacaaactatggcataaggggacgacaagcggataagaggtcATTTGTCATttagattaagacattaatgagcgaaccaggacggatgtagtcaatataactatttgttctgCTCTTTTGAAATGTATAGCGACATAATTCAAAACATGGGCTGTTCTTAGTGTTTTCCCTGTATACCAaatcagaaccataggataaatacagggggcatataagcacacaatgaaagctcttacaatattcaatgatgacatttctcaaacaggttataggctacatgtgcaccattGAGTCAGAACAGTAACgttaggtgaaattaagaggtgaaaatagaccaaattattagggtgggGCACATGGTCTACTAACAGTTTACTACGCAACAtatacttagtattactttcttagttacagtatacatatctccctggcatattacataatttatgcagcagcatataagacatttttggacttgtgatgtgctcacttgaacaggaagtgGTGGTCCTTCGCAGGAACATTTTGTCATCAAAAAAAGACAGGGGCCAGATTTACATTTCCGAGTTGGatttggatgaccgttcaaaacgtataTTCCTCTGAGTCTGAGCACATTTATTCCCGACTTTCCAGTTGCAATTCTTGCAGTTAGCCAAATTCCTTCCtcaccactcattgttgaatttgcgatttccaatgAGCACCAATGCATTTTATCTATTAAATtaagtttaaataaaaaaatacatttaactaTAATTTCtccattatttattttcatatgacaaggattaaaaaggatttgcctgTAGATTGTCTaattgatgactgctagctaagattttgaaagtaagatgttgacatgatcagtccaatcaaagctactgtacatgtcatgatttgatgtgattttatctgtggccaatgaccttgagccttcttggaagaGCACTACTAATGTAATTCTATGGCAGGAGCCAAAGGGCTTGAATTTTCGATGTCTACCCTTACTACTTGGTTGTGACTTAGtctccatgagtgacagaacactgagccaatcacggcgcaacgctcctattttctgctggcttgccccaccgcCACataaagcactgagctaggctgaaagaCCATAtttgtatgtggctttattaactcaattatatatatttattttacattgtttgcaaactgatatgtgactcgtattaatgccaaaataacatgcaaaacaggcaagcccacAAAAAATTTGGGGAttaaaacaggtggggctctgtcCCACCACTCCTGAATGACGGGTTGCCACTGTATACAACATACAATAACGGAATTAGAGGTGCAAGCTTTCAGTGTCTCTCATATCTTCTAAAATTCTGAAGTCCTTGATGGATCCCTTTGCTTCTTCAGAGATCGACCAAGATGGGGTGATTGAGCCAGATACAGACGAACCTCAGGAGATGGGAGACTTAGAAAATCTGGAGGTGAGAATATTTATTCTACTGAAGACATCTGTTATTAATATAACATAAGGATGGGAGAGTGCATGAATTGCTTttcatttggggagtttctgcaGATGAGAACTAATGAGAAATGCATTCAGTGAGCATGCACGCCCTGAAGAAGACTGCTTGAAATTTACTGGCCAAAGCAGAAGACCTCTTGGCATCTCATATGTCTTGCAGATAAATAGTGTGTTCTTGTTCCTTTAGGTGACAGATGAAATGATGGACCAGGCCAACGAGAAGAAGATGGGAGCTATCGAAGCGTTAGGAGAAGGTGGGTTGTTTGTTCTAAGGTTCTTGCGTTGACATTGCACTGACCTTGTAGTAAATCGGGAAGACATTTTAATGACCAGTGCTTATAAGTATCACTTTTTGGTGCTGTCAAATACAGGTGACTTGCAGAAAGCCCTGGACCTCTTCACTGAAGCCATCAAACTCAATCCACGGGTAGCTATCATGTATGCCAAGAGGGCGAGGTGAGTCCCACTGCTAGACTTAACAATGCCATACCACATGATGTGCTCTAGTACATGATCACGTAGTATTCATACAGACTGACGTATGTTCTTTGCCAGCGTCTACATCCGGATGCAGAAACCCAATGCAGCTAAGCGTGACTGCGACAGAGCCATTGACATCAACCCAGATTCTGCACAGCCCTACAAGTGGAGGGGGAAAGCTCACAAGTATGCTGCTTGATAGGCTGCATATTCAAACTCAGACACAATGCAGTTGTATATGATTTATAAGTAATACAATATAGGGGGGTGCCGAGTATTCAGACAAAATGAGGATCGTAAGGGATATGGGTAATTTGCTGGATACGATTGTGATCGGAGTATTTTGTTATAATCTGTGATCGGAAAAAATTAATTTGAGTGTCAGCACACATCTTTCTCAAGTTAGTCAGTAATGTGCAAGGTTCTACATGGTCTAAATAGCTCAACTGGCTATCTGTCTAAAGAAAAGAGATGGCTGTACGTTGATCAtgctgctctgattggatagagtgAAGCTGTATTTCTCTGTCCACTCATGTCATCATTTCACCAGATCAGTATTCCTTGCATATTTTTAGTTCTGATAAAGATCTGTTTTTCTTGCATATTTTTCAGTCTGATAATTTAGATTGCTGCTTCCTGCTACTATGGTAAATCACATTGCGAGGACGTTTGCTATCAAGCTATCTATGTGCATAATATCTAATATGCGAGGCATGAGTAGGGGGGGAAATATGAAACGCTGATGGGCATTCTGACTGAGTGTCAGCAAACTTGGCTGCAAGTTGAGGACAGACACACCTCCGTGTGCTGCTCCTAATCTGCAGCTTTATTTTGCAGTGAATGTGCAAGGAGGTATTTTGTCAACATCTAATAAGTCCATAggtaaataaaatattaaaacaCTTCTATTTTTTCCGGTCACGAGTATCATCCGATCCGACTATCAACTGTCATTTTACAGATACGATTACGAGTATGGCCATTTTGGCACACCCCTAATACAATACTTTGAGTCTCTTTCCTCTTTGTGTGTCAGGTTGCTGGGGCACTGGGAGGAGGCAGCGAAGGACCTGGCCACTGCCTGCAAACTGGACTACGATGAGGATGCCAGTGCCATGCTGAAAGAGGTCCAGCCCAAGGTACCCAGCCACTAACTGTCTTTTTTAAACCAGAGCAGTTTCAAGGTTGTCTGGTCAATCAATGTGTTCTGGTCTGACTTTCAACTCATGCCATTTCTCTACTCAGGCTAACAAAATCATTGAGCACCGGCGCAAGTATGAGCGCAAGAGGGAGGAGCAAGAAATcaaggacaggaaggagagggtAAAGAAAGCGAGGGAAGAACATGAGAAAGCTCAGAGGGTGAGTGTTTGGTgcaagaacagagaggagaataagAATTTCAAAATAGTGTCTCaacataaactttttttttttttaactctgcATAGGAGGAGGACGCTCGACAAGCAGCAGGAGGAGGGGGCTTCCCAGGTTTCCCAGGTAATAGGGAATATGGGTTCATGAATTGTCTTGACGATAAGtcgattagctcaatcaggtttGTTAGTGCAGGGCTTGAACAAAGGCCTGTAATCCCTGGCCCTGTAATTCTCCAGTACCTGGGCTGGTGATGACTGCTCTACATTATCTGACCATCGCCCAAGGGTCCATTGGAGCCCTGTAATCGCATTAATCCTGGGTTCCTTGTCTCATGCTGTAGGTGCTGGTGGTTTCCCAGGGGGTGCTGGCGGTTTCCCAGGGGGTGCTGGCGGTTTCCCAGGGGGTGCTGGCGGTTTCCCAGGGGTGCTGGCGGTTTCCCAGGGGGTGCTGGCGGTTTCCCAGGGGGCTGGCGGTTTCCCAGGGGGGGCTGGAGGCTCTCCTTTCGGCATGCCTGGCCTGGGAGAGCTCTTTAACGACCCGGAGGTGCTCAACGCCATGAAGGTACGACGCTCCTTAAATTGAAGTGTTTGCAGTCTTACAGTTAACGCTTGGATTCTATGTCAGTATCTATATCTAATCCCATCTCTCCTGTGTTTTTTCTCAAGGACCCTGAGGTGATGGCAGCTTTCCAGGATGTGGCTCAGAACCCAGCTAACATCGCCAAGTACCAGGGTAACCCCAAAGTCATGGCCCTCATCACCAAGCTGAGTGCTAAGTTCGGGAGCCCTTCACCCtagaggagaggtgaagaaaaAAAGAGGGGAGCGGGAAGAAGAACGAGTGGCGGGAGAGTAGCAAATGGATGTTGTCAGGTGTCGGGAGAGCTAAAAAGCTTACTTGAGATTATTCCACTGTGTATGGATAAAATGGGTAATGTTGATGGGCAGATGGGTAaagaggagactagaggcatgCAGCAAGTTTTACACTAGACAAGGGTTTGTGGAGGGGTGGTCAACAGCAACTCTTATACTGTATGTTCTTAAATGGAGCCCACCTATTTGGGGCTGTTAGCTCTTAGTGGTTCCTCAAGCAAACTCATGGACACTGATGGGAACATTACTGGTTAATAATGGGGAATCAAAACAGCCTGTCAGAGCCTTCTCATTTAGAATTCCCATTGACTCCTCTTGCCACCGACCCCATCCCTTGTTGTTTTTTACCTGAATCTGGAATAGTCAAACAGGACTCACACATTAGACACCAGCTCTGAGGAACATTTTAGAGACATTATTATATGGAGTTGTCGTCTTCTGTGTTCTCTACTGAGCCAATCAAAACTATGGCTATTTGTTTTCTATCCGGAGTGGATGTGGTAAAACTATTTCCCTCAGGTTTTCTGTTTTACTCACTTTCACTGTaacgtacatttttttttttttatgtctgaCTCTCCTTCCAAATGCAAAAAACAAGTAATATTACTATTTTGTTTGATTTTGAAACCGTAATGGAAATATCAATTCAAATCAATAAATATTTGGTTGTTGCAAATTATTTTGTCATGGTTGTTTTTAATCAGATGAGTTGGTTATTAAAATGTAAGTTCCCATTATTCCCCATGGTGAACACGGATCATGGCATTAGGAAAACGTTGTTTCATTTCACCAGTTCTGAATGCCCTTGGTGCATTTATCATTAATCTACTTGTCAAGAGGCACAAGGCGTGTACATTTTTGGCTACAATCAGAATGCATATCacatttatttgtatatatccaccagtggaggctggtgagtgGAGGATGGCCGTAGTAGCTGGAATGGAGTAGATGAAATGTAATTTGTGGATGGAGTgtttaattccattccagccatgacTATGAACCGTCCTCCCTTCACCAGCCTCCGCTGTATGAATCGCGTTGGTTCCCATTTCAGTCATGCATTTGGTCACGTGGGTCAAACAAACACCCTTACATATTGGTTGATAGTAGAGTCTCCCACAATGCAGGCGATGGCTGCAGAACGAAGTTGTTGAAGAGCAACTGCAGAAACTTGCAGGGATACTGTATATAATGA is a window encoding:
- the LOC118365446 gene encoding hsc70-interacting protein-like isoform X1; this translates as MDPRKVHELKAFVKLCDENPSILHLPELGFLRAWLQGMGATIPQAPQNDSSCKGGCPCAGAPPPASAPEPHAPSESEESELEIDQDGVIEPDTDEPQEMGDLENLEVTDEMMDQANEKKMGAIEALGEGDLQKALDLFTEAIKLNPRVAIMYAKRASVYIRMQKPNAAKRDCDRAIDINPDSAQPYKWRGKAHKLLGHWEEAAKDLATACKLDYDEDASAMLKEVQPKANKIIEHRRKYERKREEQEIKDRKERVKKAREEHEKAQREEDARQAAGGGGFPGFPGAGGFPGGAGGFPGGAGGFPGGAGGFPGVLAVSQGVLAVSQGAGGFPGGAGGSPFGMPGLGELFNDPEVLNAMKDPEVMAAFQDVAQNPANIAKYQGNPKVMALITKLSAKFGSPSP
- the LOC118365446 gene encoding hsc70-interacting protein-like isoform X2, yielding MDPRKVHELKAFVKLCDENPSILHLPELGFLRAWLQGMGATIPQAPQNDSSCKGGCPCAGAPPPASAPEPHAPSESEESELEIDQDGVIEPDTDEPQEMGDLENLEVTDEMMDQANEKKMGAIEALGEGDLQKALDLFTEAIKLNPRVAIMYAKRASVYIRMQKPNAAKRDCDRAIDINPDSAQPYKWRGKAHKLLGHWEEAAKDLATACKLDYDEDASAMLKEVQPKANKIIEHRRKYERKREEQEIKDRKERVKKAREEHEKAQREEDARQAAGGGGFPGFPGAGGFPGGAGGFPGGAGGFPGGAGGFPGGAGGFPGGAGGSPFGMPGLGELFNDPEVLNAMKDPEVMAAFQDVAQNPANIAKYQGNPKVMALITKLSAKFGSPSP
- the LOC118365446 gene encoding hsc70-interacting protein-like isoform X3, producing the protein MDPRKVHELKAFVKLCDENPSILHLPELGFLRAWLQGMGATIPQAPQNDSSCKGGCPCAGAPPPASAPEPHAPSESEESELEIDQDGVIEPDTDEPQEMGDLENLEVTDEMMDQANEKKMGAIEALGEGDLQKALDLFTEAIKLNPRVAIMYAKRASVYIRMQKPNAAKRDCDRAIDINPDSAQPYKWRGKAHKLLGHWEEAAKDLATACKLDYDEDASAMLKEVQPKANKIIEHRRKYERKREEQEIKDRKERVKKAREEHEKAQREEDARQAAGGGGFPGFPGAGGFPGGAGGFPGGAGGFPGGAGGSPFGMPGLGELFNDPEVLNAMKDPEVMAAFQDVAQNPANIAKYQGNPKVMALITKLSAKFGSPSP